One genomic segment of Hymenobacter psoromatis includes these proteins:
- a CDS encoding bacteriorhodopsin → MTFADTFVPTAGEVGMLSMLTYFFMTFAAYCFLGNVIFSFLTNQSVAPEHRISRAYGGVISIVAGVSYLLITRFYHGMLQDLTHLTSPEARAALIRHSYQAIGQYRYMDWAVTTPLLLLKASSMLRIQFKEAATAILVMLLADLFMVVTGYIGEQQLTADGEIINSGKLLWGAVSTVGYVVAVVALYGLYKKFAARATDTERWGFKFIGITTVTTWGVYPLGYMLTMTNIDLNYIHISFSIFDVFNKVGISVVAYLVGKRLLDERLNEKKVLDGYATA, encoded by the coding sequence ATGACCTTCGCTGACACATTCGTTCCGACCGCCGGGGAAGTGGGCATGCTATCCATGCTCACGTATTTTTTCATGACGTTCGCGGCCTACTGCTTTTTAGGCAACGTGATTTTTAGCTTTCTTACTAATCAGAGCGTAGCCCCCGAACACCGGATTTCGCGGGCTTACGGCGGGGTTATTTCCATTGTGGCGGGCGTGTCGTACCTGCTCATCACGCGGTTTTACCACGGGATGCTGCAAGACCTCACGCACCTGACTTCGCCCGAGGCGCGGGCGGCCCTCATCCGGCACAGCTACCAGGCCATCGGGCAGTATCGCTATATGGACTGGGCCGTGACTACCCCCCTGCTGCTGCTGAAGGCTTCGTCGATGCTGCGCATTCAGTTTAAGGAGGCAGCTACGGCCATCCTGGTGATGCTGCTGGCCGACCTATTTATGGTGGTGACGGGCTATATCGGGGAGCAGCAACTGACGGCAGATGGCGAAATTATTAACAGCGGCAAACTGCTGTGGGGCGCTGTTTCGACGGTAGGTTACGTGGTAGCTGTGGTGGCGCTGTACGGGCTATACAAGAAATTCGCGGCGCGGGCTACCGACACCGAGCGTTGGGGCTTTAAGTTCATCGGCATCACCACCGTTACGACCTGGGGCGTGTACCCGCTGGGCTACATGCTGACCATGACCAACATCGACCTGAATTACATCCACATCTCGTTCAGCATCTTCGACGTGTTCAACAAAGTAGGTATCTCGGTAGTAGCCTACCTGGTAGGTAAGCGCCTGCTCGATGAGCGCCTGAACGAGAAGAAGGTGCTCGATGGCTATGCCACGGCCTAG
- a CDS encoding Brp/Blh family beta-carotene 15,15'-dioxygenase has translation MPRPSLAGSLRQPTVRPQLYSYGVVLVAVAVGWLLPGAANWVLGPVLLLGLVLLGVAHGACDQYVVPATHPALAHDRVRYWAVFLGGYLGLAGGVGLLWWWQPALAVAFFFGLSAWHWGSGDAPAAARYRAQWLAHSLLRGGLIFTVPLWFWPAETRALTNGLLALAGAAPVSTAALLAVAHWLGLLVLAGHALLWASYLATNQRQLALTDILEALLLSCLLAALPPVLSAGVYFVFWHSLQHVLRMNALMGYPLAGHSLWAGLGFFLRRSAPLLAISVAALAVLYGLAWARAASGTVLISLALLVASVVTLPHALLVTLGLDAARWRG, from the coding sequence ATGCCACGGCCTAGTTTGGCCGGTAGTCTGCGCCAGCCCACGGTGCGGCCCCAGCTATACTCCTACGGGGTAGTGCTGGTGGCCGTGGCCGTGGGCTGGCTGCTGCCGGGCGCGGCCAACTGGGTGCTGGGGCCGGTGCTGCTGCTGGGATTGGTACTGCTGGGCGTGGCCCACGGTGCCTGCGACCAGTACGTGGTGCCCGCCACGCACCCCGCGCTAGCCCACGACCGGGTACGCTACTGGGCGGTGTTTTTGGGTGGCTACCTGGGGCTGGCAGGGGGGGTAGGGCTGCTGTGGTGGTGGCAGCCGGCGCTGGCGGTAGCATTTTTCTTTGGCTTGTCGGCCTGGCACTGGGGCTCGGGCGATGCGCCGGCGGCGGCCCGCTACCGAGCGCAGTGGCTGGCGCACAGCCTGTTGCGCGGCGGGCTCATCTTTACGGTGCCGCTCTGGTTTTGGCCTGCTGAAACGCGTGCCCTTACTAACGGCCTGCTAGCTCTGGCTGGGGCCGCCCCGGTGAGCACAGCGGCTCTGCTAGCAGTAGCGCATTGGCTAGGACTACTGGTGCTGGCTGGCCACGCGCTGCTATGGGCTAGCTATTTGGCGACTAATCAGCGCCAGCTGGCCCTCACCGATATCCTGGAAGCGCTGCTACTCAGCTGCTTGCTGGCGGCGCTGCCACCGGTGCTGTCGGCGGGCGTATACTTCGTGTTCTGGCACAGCTTGCAGCACGTGCTGCGCATGAATGCCCTAATGGGCTACCCCCTGGCCGGGCACTCGCTGTGGGCCGGGCTGGGTTTCTTTCTAAGGCGCTCGGCACCACTGCTGGCCATTAGCGTGGCGGCGCTGGCGGTGCTTTATGGCTTGGCGTGGGCGCGAGCGGCGAGCGGGACGGTGCTCATCAGCCTGGCGCTGCTGGTGGCTTCGGTGGTGACCCTACCCCACGCGCTGCTTGTTACGCTGGGCCTGGACGCCGCTCGTTGGCGGGGGTAA
- a CDS encoding mechanosensitive ion channel family protein — MDFSIAWQQINNIGREFMALLPNLIFGFLVFVAFLFAARGVRSLVERLTQHRKDSQSLRVLLSRLAYVATLIMGILVTVTIIVPSFTPASLVSALGIGGVAIGFAFKDIFQNFLAGVLLLLTEPFRINDQIQYKDFEGTVESIQTRATTIMTYDGRRVVIPNAELFINAVTVNTAYDKRRLQYDIGIGYSDDIATARKLIIEALRGIEGVLTDPAPEALVVDLAGSSVNIRARWWINPPRRADFMAAQDKGLEAIKNTLTAHGIDLPFPTQQILLHDQTEATDGDRKTQREGWPAGEGDVPQSRQQLRETETRQATETAKTKTTPVVEAKQGIVTPAA; from the coding sequence ATGGATTTTTCAATTGCCTGGCAGCAAATCAACAACATCGGCCGCGAGTTCATGGCGCTGTTGCCCAACCTGATTTTCGGCTTTCTTGTATTTGTTGCCTTTTTGTTTGCTGCCCGCGGGGTGCGCTCGCTGGTTGAGCGCCTGACCCAGCACCGCAAAGACAGCCAAAGCCTGCGGGTGCTGCTGAGCCGCCTGGCCTACGTGGCCACGCTCATCATGGGCATTCTGGTCACGGTCACTATCATCGTTCCCAGCTTCACGCCGGCCAGCCTGGTAAGCGCGCTGGGGATTGGCGGCGTGGCCATCGGCTTCGCGTTTAAGGATATTTTTCAGAACTTCCTGGCTGGCGTATTGCTGCTACTCACAGAGCCGTTTCGCATCAACGACCAAATTCAGTACAAGGACTTTGAGGGCACTGTGGAGTCGATTCAAACCCGCGCCACTACCATCATGACTTACGATGGCCGCCGGGTAGTTATTCCGAACGCCGAGCTGTTTATCAATGCCGTCACCGTGAACACGGCCTACGATAAGCGCCGCTTGCAGTATGATATCGGCATTGGCTACAGCGACGACATTGCCACGGCCCGTAAGCTGATAATCGAAGCTCTACGCGGCATTGAGGGCGTGCTGACCGACCCCGCGCCCGAGGCGTTGGTCGTGGACCTGGCCGGCAGCAGCGTCAACATTCGGGCCCGCTGGTGGATAAACCCACCGCGCCGCGCCGACTTCATGGCGGCGCAGGACAAAGGGCTCGAAGCCATCAAAAATACGCTCACGGCCCACGGCATCGACCTACCCTTCCCAACCCAGCAAATCCTGCTGCACGACCAGACCGAGGCCACGGACGGCGACCGCAAAACTCAGCGTGAAGGCTGGCCCGCCGGTGAAGGCGACGTGCCCCAATCGCGCCAGCAACTACGCGAGACTGAAACCAGGCAGGCCACCGAAACCGCAAAAACCAAAACCACGCCGGTAGTAGAAGCGAAACAAGGCATCGTTACACCCGCTGCCTAG
- a CDS encoding xanthine dehydrogenase molybdopterin binding subunit: MNHLDPQRHVRGESQYLDDVPEQQGTLYAAVYESPLAHGVLNSLDLKAAKKAPGVVRILTAAAIPGRNQIGGIVPDEPLLAEGHVHFRGQPVALVLARTEAQAHAALKLIKADITPLSIITDPRQAAAQGELIVPPRTFRIGDSAGAFAECAHVFGGVAESGGQEHLYIETQGAYAFPTELGGVKIISSTQGPTAVQRHCAVVLGIGMHQIEVDVTRLGGGFGGKEDQATPWGCLAALGAFLVKKPVKLVLDRMADMRMTGKRHPYSSDFKIGLSADLKILAYEVTYYQNAGAAADLSPAVLERTLFHTTNAYRIPNVTATANSCRTNLPPNTAFRGFGGPQGMFVIESAITKAAEALGVLPSEIQRLNLLREGDPFPYRQPAEMCHAEQAWDTAAELFDLAGQRAAVAKFNQENQLFKQGLAMMPICFGISFTKTFMNQTRALVHIYTDGSVGISTGAVEMGQGVNTKIAQVAARTLGISINRIKIESTNTTRVANTSPSAASATADLNGKATELACQALRERLLRHASTEFATDYEGITIENEQVLAAGIPAETTWEKLVSSAFLRRVALTENAHYATPGVHFDASTESGYPFAYHVYGTALTTTTVDCLRGTYTIDNVQIAHDFGQSFSPDIDRGQIEGGAVQGIGWMTLEEVSYNDEGHLLSNSLNSYKIPDLYSVPQVLDVHFLDTPGHPHAILRSKAVGEPPLMYGIGAYFALRAAVRAFQPGLSLPLVAPMTPERVLCALYPEFVAEPMARQRV; this comes from the coding sequence ATGAACCACCTCGACCCCCAGCGCCACGTGCGCGGCGAATCGCAGTACCTCGACGATGTGCCCGAGCAGCAGGGCACGCTTTACGCGGCCGTATATGAGTCGCCGCTGGCCCACGGCGTGCTCAACAGCCTGGACCTGAAAGCCGCCAAAAAAGCGCCCGGCGTAGTGCGCATCCTCACCGCCGCTGCCATTCCCGGCCGCAATCAAATCGGTGGCATTGTGCCCGACGAGCCGCTGCTAGCCGAAGGCCACGTGCACTTTCGGGGCCAGCCGGTGGCGCTGGTGCTGGCCCGCACCGAGGCCCAGGCGCACGCCGCGCTCAAGCTCATCAAAGCCGATATTACGCCGCTGTCCATCATCACCGACCCGCGCCAGGCCGCCGCGCAGGGCGAGCTGATTGTGCCGCCGCGCACGTTTCGCATTGGCGACTCGGCCGGCGCGTTTGCCGAGTGTGCGCACGTGTTTGGGGGGGTAGCGGAGAGTGGCGGGCAGGAGCATTTATACATCGAAACGCAGGGTGCTTACGCTTTCCCGACCGAGCTGGGCGGGGTCAAAATTATCTCTTCGACCCAGGGGCCGACGGCCGTGCAGCGCCACTGCGCCGTGGTGCTGGGCATTGGTATGCACCAGATTGAGGTGGACGTGACGCGCCTCGGCGGCGGCTTTGGCGGCAAGGAGGACCAGGCCACGCCCTGGGGGTGCCTGGCCGCGCTAGGCGCTTTTTTGGTTAAAAAACCCGTGAAGCTGGTGCTCGACCGCATGGCCGACATGCGCATGACCGGCAAGCGCCACCCATACTCATCCGACTTCAAAATTGGGCTGAGCGCGGACCTTAAAATCCTGGCCTACGAGGTCACGTATTACCAGAATGCCGGGGCCGCCGCCGACCTCTCGCCGGCCGTGCTGGAGCGCACGCTTTTCCATACTACCAACGCCTACCGCATCCCCAACGTGACGGCCACGGCCAACTCGTGCCGCACCAATTTGCCGCCCAATACGGCCTTCCGGGGCTTCGGTGGGCCGCAGGGAATGTTCGTTATCGAGTCGGCCATCACTAAGGCGGCCGAGGCGCTGGGCGTGCTGCCCAGCGAGATTCAGCGGCTGAATCTCTTGCGCGAGGGCGACCCGTTTCCCTACCGCCAGCCAGCCGAAATGTGCCACGCCGAGCAGGCCTGGGACACGGCTGCCGAGTTATTTGACCTGGCCGGTCAGCGCGCCGCCGTAGCGAAGTTCAATCAAGAGAATCAGCTCTTTAAGCAAGGCTTGGCAATGATGCCCATCTGCTTCGGCATCTCGTTTACCAAGACGTTTATGAACCAGACGCGGGCGCTGGTGCACATCTACACCGATGGCTCGGTGGGCATCAGCACGGGCGCGGTGGAGATGGGCCAGGGCGTGAACACCAAAATCGCGCAGGTGGCGGCCCGCACGCTGGGCATCTCGATTAATCGCATCAAAATTGAAAGCACCAACACCACCCGCGTGGCCAACACCTCACCTAGCGCCGCCAGCGCCACCGCCGACCTTAACGGCAAGGCCACTGAGCTAGCCTGCCAGGCCCTGCGCGAGCGCCTGCTGCGCCACGCCAGCACCGAGTTTGCTACTGATTACGAAGGAATTACCATCGAAAATGAGCAGGTACTGGCCGCCGGTATTCCCGCCGAAACCACTTGGGAGAAGCTGGTAAGCAGCGCCTTCTTGCGGCGCGTGGCGCTCACCGAAAATGCTCACTACGCTACCCCCGGCGTGCACTTCGATGCCAGCACCGAAAGCGGCTACCCCTTCGCTTACCACGTCTACGGTACGGCCCTAACCACCACCACCGTCGATTGCCTACGTGGTACCTACACCATTGATAACGTGCAGATTGCCCACGATTTCGGCCAGAGCTTCAGCCCCGACATCGACCGCGGGCAGATTGAGGGCGGTGCCGTGCAGGGCATCGGCTGGATGACGCTGGAAGAAGTGAGCTACAACGACGAAGGCCATCTGCTCAGCAACTCGCTGAACAGCTACAAGATACCCGACCTCTACTCGGTGCCGCAGGTACTTGATGTGCACTTTCTCGACACGCCCGGCCACCCCCATGCCATCCTGCGCTCCAAAGCCGTGGGCGAGCCGCCGCTGATGTACGGCATCGGCGCGTACTTCGCCCTGCGCGCTGCCGTGCGGGCATTTCAACCCGGTCTATCTCTACCCCTCGTCGCGCCCATGACGCCTGAGCGCGTACTCTGCGCGCTCTACCCCGAGTTCGTGGCCGAGCCAATGGCTAGGCAGCGGGTGTAA